From the Paeniglutamicibacter kerguelensis genome, the window TTCATCCGCCTGTTCGATGACTCCTTCTCCATGGCCGATGTGCGCGAGCTGGACATCGAGCTGCAGGTCTCAGGCCCCGACGGGTTCGCCATGGATGGAACCAGCTCAATGAAGAAGATCAGCCGCGATCCGGAGGAGCTCATCGGCCACGCCCACGGCAAGCACCACCAGTACCCGGACGGATTCGTGCTCTTCACCGGGACGCTGTTCTCGCCAACCCAGGACCGGCATGCGCCGGGCGCAGGCTTCACCCACGAGGTCGGTGACGTGGTTTCCATCTCCAACCCGAAGCTGGGCATGCTCCGCAACACCGTCAAGCACGCCGAAGAAGCAGAGCCATGGACCCAGGGAATCTGGGCTTTTGCCCGCAACCTGAGCGCCCGCGGCCTGCTCTAACCCACCAACAGGAAAGGCAATCACTATGTATCAGGTCATCAATCCCGCCACCGGAGAACTCGTCGCCGAATACCCGGATGCCACGGACGCAGAGATCAGCGACGCGGTGGACCGCTCACACCGGGCCTACCTGTCGTGGCGCGAAACCCCCATCGCCGAACGCGCCCGTCTGGTCAAGCGCGCCGCGGAGATCTTTGCCGAGCGAACCGACGAACTTGCCGCGATCATCACCCGAGAGATGGGCAAGAGGATCGACGAAAGCAAGGGAGAGCTGCAGACCGTCGTAAGTATCTTCACTTACTATGCGGAGAACGGGCCCACCCTGGCCGGAGACGAGACTCTCGCGATCCAGGGCGGCAACGCGGTCATCCAGAAGCGCCCGATCGGTTCGTTGATCGGCATCATGCCGTGGAACTACCCCTACTATCAGGTGGCCCGCTTTGCCGCGCCCAACCTGGTTCTGGGGAACACCATCATTCTCAAGCATGCACGCAACTGCCCGGAATCCGCGGCAGCGATCGAGTCGGTACTGCACGACGCCGGCATTCCCGCCGATGCGTACATCAACGTTTACGCGTCGGCCTCCCAGATCGCCTCGATGCTCGCCGACCCACGGGTCCAGGGCGTCTCGCTGACCGGCAGCGAGCGGGCAGGCTCCGCGGTCGCCATGGAGGCCGGGCGAAACCTGAAAAAGGTGGTGTTGGAACTCGGCGGATCCGATCCGCTCGTTTTGCTCGATAGCTCCGACTTGGACAAGACCGTCGAGGTCGCCGTCGCGGCCCGCATGGGCAACAACGGCCAAGCCTGCAACGCGCCGAAGCGGATGATCGTCATGGACGACATCTACGACGAATTCGTGAAGAAGCTAACCGG encodes:
- a CDS encoding NAD-dependent succinate-semialdehyde dehydrogenase, which gives rise to MYQVINPATGELVAEYPDATDAEISDAVDRSHRAYLSWRETPIAERARLVKRAAEIFAERTDELAAIITREMGKRIDESKGELQTVVSIFTYYAENGPTLAGDETLAIQGGNAVIQKRPIGSLIGIMPWNYPYYQVARFAAPNLVLGNTIILKHARNCPESAAAIESVLHDAGIPADAYINVYASASQIASMLADPRVQGVSLTGSERAGSAVAMEAGRNLKKVVLELGGSDPLVLLDSSDLDKTVEVAVAARMGNNGQACNAPKRMIVMDDIYDEFVKKLTGQMSAFEPGDPADPSTTLAPLSSQAAADELVEQIADAVAKGATLHTGGTHIDGPGAYVAPAVLTGVTKDMHAYYGELFGPAVVVYRAASEEEAIELANDTVYGLGSGVFSADPERARRVGERIDAGMVYINAAGGSQADLPFGGIKRSGVGRELGALGMEEFMNKKIVRL